The following proteins are encoded in a genomic region of Rhizobium sp. CCGE531:
- a CDS encoding peroxiredoxin translates to MAEVFPFQLCIGDKAPDFDLPRDGGGRIGLADFTGKPLVVYFYPKDDTTACTTESISFTALAAAFAKAGVALLGVSPDPVKSHDKFVKKHALSVPLASDEEKTMATAYGVWREKSMYGRTYMGVVRSTFLIGADGRVARIWDKVKVAGHAEAVLAAATEL, encoded by the coding sequence GTGGCGGAAGTTTTTCCATTTCAACTCTGCATCGGCGACAAGGCACCGGATTTCGATCTTCCGCGCGATGGTGGCGGCCGCATTGGTCTTGCTGATTTTACTGGGAAGCCGCTGGTGGTCTATTTCTACCCCAAGGACGACACCACGGCCTGCACGACGGAATCGATTTCCTTCACTGCGCTCGCAGCCGCTTTCGCCAAGGCGGGTGTTGCCCTCCTCGGCGTGTCGCCGGACCCGGTCAAGAGCCATGACAAATTCGTCAAGAAACATGCGCTCTCCGTGCCGCTTGCCTCCGACGAGGAGAAGACCATGGCGACAGCCTATGGCGTCTGGCGGGAGAAGAGCATGTATGGCCGCACCTATATGGGTGTCGTGCGCTCCACCTTCCTGATCGGCGCCGATGGCCGGGTCGCCAGAATATGGGACAAGGTCAAGGTCGCGGGGCACGCCGAGGCCGTTCTGGCCGCCGCGACGGAACTCTGA
- a CDS encoding DUF3971 domain-containing protein, with protein sequence MIRGEKITFRKKDLVPLDNLPSAQAEDPLIVHVPERVRRRRSHVWHVCRITLVFFAFLAIILGAVVATIEGGIFDEPLSKKAQTALDRAIGPRYKAEVGATVVRFTSGLRLTLEAHDVNVVDQDSGKHLSTMSAVNMELDPLALLGGRVEVASVAAEGIALDTSLLPQGDPVDLTKLRVDALPLALNAAFDNLDFLEHFVQRGGTNSVRISGFSMKLARQEGDPISLVVDNLTFERTEPNTLHLYGEVAVNGSVARLDVKATQQQAGHSSSLTAKISNLDLKPLTMAYDANGAPRQGVISFADVTLSAVKGDAGIDPSLEAAINVQPGTLYMDRDIQDLTQGNINLAYNFDHQTLEISPSKLQFVGTVVPFSGALIDLDRVNAKAGKGFGIDFVIKDGVAASTISGEKPVSFDGRAMGHFLSDTKEFQFDNLGVSTPQGALFGSLHIKLGDSSPEISFGGRADKLDTTVIKQLWPFWMASKPRTWVEANLFGGSVTNAVISVFIPAGRLREASQSGKLQLGKNELHIAFDIAGARMNVPGEIPPLRDTKAHFDLTGPNMAVNIATATSYFSTGRTITLSDSSFSIPATYDKPLMADLDLTISGSGDAIGELLTYKPLEVLQRTEFKPEDFNGKIVAKVDARIGLIRDQQPPPPDWQAKLELDHVDLLKPMNNRKIDNLTGEISADPQSVHLQAQAQIDGIPAEIDMVEPTDGKSSVKRARVITATLTDAQRSAVLPGLRDLIDGPVKVELTRIDDDRQGVKVDLGKAALTVPWIGWSKGSGIGAIAQFEASGPENQTALKNFTLKGDGFGVSGDLMISKGSLTSANFDSVKLSALDDFALSLKRSKSGGYDVAISGNSADIRPILARLKSSTSGGQQNSDGDASASATVRANIDKVIGFNDETMGNVKGVYSIAGGKTTAADFSGVTRSGEALVTQMSKGSNGVIRITSGDAGAVARFADLYKHLKGGLLNLSLRSTGQDDWDGSLDIRNFAIIDEKKLSTIVSTPSGKNGKSLNAAVKQNIDTRSQSFERGFARLVMRDGSLSVENGVVRGVELGATFQGTLKDANGKMDMTGTFMPAYGLNRLFAELPIVGFILGNGSDRGLIGITFRLTGTLEKSNLQINPLSIIAPGVFRQIFEY encoded by the coding sequence GTGATCCGAGGCGAAAAGATAACATTCCGCAAAAAGGATCTCGTGCCGCTCGACAATCTGCCGTCCGCCCAGGCCGAAGATCCGTTGATCGTGCACGTGCCGGAGCGCGTTCGCCGTCGTCGCTCGCATGTCTGGCATGTCTGCCGCATCACGCTGGTTTTCTTTGCATTTCTCGCCATCATCCTCGGAGCCGTCGTCGCGACCATCGAAGGTGGCATCTTCGACGAGCCGCTGTCGAAGAAGGCGCAGACGGCCCTCGATCGTGCCATCGGCCCTCGCTACAAGGCAGAAGTCGGCGCGACTGTGGTCCGATTTACATCCGGCCTGCGGCTGACGCTCGAAGCTCATGACGTCAACGTCGTCGATCAGGATAGCGGCAAGCATCTGTCGACGATGTCTGCAGTCAACATGGAGCTCGATCCGCTGGCCCTGCTCGGGGGCCGGGTGGAAGTTGCAAGCGTGGCGGCGGAGGGCATAGCGCTCGATACGTCGCTCCTGCCCCAGGGAGACCCCGTCGATCTGACGAAGCTGCGGGTCGATGCACTGCCGCTGGCGCTGAACGCGGCTTTCGACAATCTCGATTTTCTGGAGCATTTCGTGCAGCGCGGCGGCACGAATTCCGTGCGCATTTCCGGATTCTCGATGAAACTGGCGCGCCAGGAAGGCGATCCGATCTCCCTCGTGGTCGACAATCTTACCTTCGAGCGCACCGAGCCGAACACGTTGCACCTCTATGGCGAGGTTGCCGTCAACGGATCGGTCGCGAGACTGGATGTGAAAGCGACGCAGCAGCAAGCCGGCCACAGTTCGTCGCTGACGGCGAAAATCTCCAATCTCGATCTCAAGCCGTTGACGATGGCCTATGATGCGAACGGCGCGCCGCGGCAGGGCGTCATCAGTTTTGCCGATGTGACGCTGTCCGCCGTCAAGGGCGATGCCGGCATCGATCCGAGCCTCGAAGCCGCGATCAACGTGCAGCCCGGCACCCTCTATATGGACCGCGACATACAGGATCTGACGCAAGGCAACATCAATCTCGCCTATAATTTCGATCATCAGACGCTGGAGATTTCGCCTTCGAAGTTGCAGTTCGTCGGCACCGTGGTGCCGTTCTCCGGTGCGCTCATCGATCTCGATCGTGTCAATGCCAAAGCGGGCAAGGGCTTCGGCATCGATTTCGTGATCAAGGACGGCGTTGCCGCGTCAACGATCTCGGGGGAAAAGCCCGTCAGCTTCGACGGTCGCGCCATGGGGCACTTCCTATCCGACACCAAGGAATTCCAGTTCGACAACCTCGGCGTATCGACGCCGCAAGGCGCGCTGTTCGGTTCGCTGCACATTAAGCTCGGCGACAGCTCGCCGGAAATCAGCTTCGGCGGCCGCGCGGACAAGCTGGACACGACGGTCATCAAGCAGCTTTGGCCTTTCTGGATGGCATCGAAACCCAGGACCTGGGTCGAAGCCAATCTTTTTGGCGGCTCGGTGACCAATGCCGTCATATCCGTCTTCATTCCCGCTGGAAGACTGAGGGAAGCTTCGCAAAGCGGCAAGCTGCAGCTCGGCAAGAACGAGCTGCACATCGCCTTCGACATTGCCGGCGCGCGCATGAACGTCCCCGGTGAAATCCCGCCGCTGCGCGATACCAAGGCCCATTTCGATTTGACCGGGCCGAATATGGCCGTCAATATCGCGACGGCGACCTCCTATTTTTCGACCGGTCGCACGATCACGCTGAGCGACAGCAGCTTCTCGATCCCGGCGACCTACGACAAGCCGCTGATGGCCGATCTCGACCTGACAATTTCAGGCTCCGGTGACGCCATAGGCGAGCTCTTGACCTACAAGCCCCTTGAAGTGCTGCAGCGGACCGAGTTCAAGCCGGAGGATTTCAACGGCAAGATCGTCGCCAAGGTCGATGCCAGGATCGGGTTGATCAGGGATCAGCAGCCGCCTCCGCCGGACTGGCAGGCAAAGCTGGAGCTCGACCATGTCGATCTGCTGAAGCCGATGAACAATCGCAAGATCGACAATCTGACCGGTGAGATTTCGGCCGATCCTCAATCGGTGCATCTGCAAGCACAGGCGCAGATCGACGGCATTCCCGCTGAGATCGATATGGTGGAGCCGACCGACGGCAAATCGAGCGTCAAGCGCGCGCGCGTCATCACGGCGACGCTCACCGATGCGCAGCGTAGCGCGGTTCTGCCCGGTCTTCGCGATTTGATCGACGGACCCGTCAAAGTGGAATTGACGCGCATCGACGACGATCGCCAGGGCGTCAAGGTCGATCTCGGCAAGGCGGCGCTGACGGTGCCCTGGATCGGCTGGTCGAAGGGCAGCGGCATTGGAGCGATCGCACAGTTCGAGGCATCCGGCCCTGAAAATCAGACTGCGCTCAAGAACTTCACGCTCAAGGGCGACGGTTTCGGCGTTAGTGGCGACCTCATGATCAGCAAGGGGAGCCTGACGTCGGCAAACTTCGACAGCGTCAAGCTTTCGGCGCTCGACGATTTTGCGCTCTCCCTGAAGCGGAGCAAAAGCGGCGGTTACGATGTCGCCATATCGGGCAACTCCGCCGACATACGCCCGATCCTGGCCCGCCTGAAGTCGTCTACGTCAGGCGGTCAGCAAAATTCGGACGGCGATGCTTCGGCGAGCGCCACCGTTCGCGCCAATATCGACAAGGTCATCGGTTTCAACGACGAGACCATGGGCAACGTCAAGGGCGTCTATTCGATCGCCGGCGGCAAGACGACGGCAGCGGATTTTTCCGGCGTGACCCGCAGCGGCGAGGCGCTCGTCACCCAGATGAGCAAAGGCAGCAACGGCGTGATCCGCATCACGAGCGGCGACGCCGGCGCGGTGGCGCGCTTCGCCGATCTCTACAAGCACCTGAAGGGCGGGCTTCTCAATCTATCGCTGCGCTCGACCGGGCAGGACGATTGGGATGGCTCGCTCGATATCCGCAACTTCGCCATCATCGATGAAAAGAAACTCTCGACCATCGTCTCGACCCCGAGCGGCAAGAATGGAAAGAGCCTGAATGCGGCAGTGAAGCAGAATATCGATACACGCTCGCAGAGCTTCGAACGGGGCTTTGCGCGGCTTGTCATGCGTGACGGTTCGCTGTCGGTCGAGAATGGCGTGGTGCGCGGCGTGGAGCTAGGCGCGACGTTCCAGGGAACGCTGAAGGATGCCAACGGCAAGATGGACATGACCGGAACCTTCATGCCCGCCTACGGCCTAAATCGGCTGTTCGCGGAACTCCCGATCGTCGGTTTCATCCTCGGCAACGGCAGTGACCGCGGCCTCATCGGCATCACCTTCAGGCTGACCGGCACGCTGGAAAAATCGAACCTTCAGATCAATCCGTTGTCGATCATCGCGCCCGGTGTTTTCAGGCAGATCTTCGAATATTGA
- a CDS encoding ferritin-like domain-containing protein, producing the protein MTDNLEPITSLRGGAIAAIRSADLDLKTELAQESARRWFARTLSLRSPLDPPLADRPGRPEKPELVPPKNMEKRSLHTLKGRIALLHAIAHIELNAVDLALDIVARFATGPVPNSFFDGWMQVAFEEAKHFRMVRARLRELGADYGDLPAHDGLWQAAHATRTDLTARLAVVPLILEARGLDVTPALQAKMRETGDLESAAILDVIYNDEKGHVAVGAKWFRFLCAREKRDPARTFQELVRANFRGSLKAPFNDIARAEAGLTPSFYRSLTSTSSA; encoded by the coding sequence ATGACGGACAATCTCGAACCGATTACCTCGCTGCGTGGCGGCGCCATCGCCGCCATCCGTTCGGCCGATCTCGATCTGAAGACCGAGCTTGCCCAGGAATCGGCAAGGCGCTGGTTTGCCCGTACCCTGTCGCTACGTTCACCGCTCGATCCGCCGCTCGCCGATCGCCCCGGCCGGCCGGAAAAACCGGAATTGGTGCCGCCTAAAAATATGGAGAAGCGTTCCCTGCATACGCTCAAGGGCCGCATCGCTCTTCTGCACGCCATCGCCCATATCGAATTGAACGCCGTCGATCTGGCGCTGGATATCGTCGCCCGCTTCGCGACGGGCCCGGTCCCCAATTCCTTCTTCGACGGCTGGATGCAGGTCGCCTTCGAGGAAGCCAAGCATTTCCGCATGGTGCGGGCGCGCCTGCGCGAACTGGGCGCCGACTATGGCGATCTTCCCGCCCATGACGGCCTGTGGCAGGCAGCCCATGCGACCCGGACCGATCTGACCGCTCGCCTCGCCGTCGTGCCGTTGATCCTCGAAGCGAGGGGCCTGGACGTGACACCGGCGCTGCAGGCGAAAATGCGCGAAACCGGCGATCTGGAGAGCGCCGCCATCCTCGACGTCATCTATAATGATGAAAAAGGCCATGTCGCCGTCGGTGCCAAATGGTTCCGATTCCTGTGCGCGCGGGAGAAGCGCGATCCGGCCCGCACCTTCCAGGAATTGGTGCGCGCCAACTTCCGCGGCTCCCTCAAGGCACCGTTCAACGACATCGCACGAGCGGAAGCAGGACTGACTCCCTCCTTCTATCGCTCGTTAACATCTACAAGCAGCGCATAA